CCCGATGGCGGGCCGCGTGATCATGAGAAAACTGACGGACTATGATCTTCTGCTTTATGCTGGCCCGGATTTTTTTACCGATCAAACGTCGCCAACATGCCGCGAAGACCTCAAGGAATTTCCTTTTATCGGCTACATTGACGAGTTGCTTTACACACCTGAATTAGACTTCAACAGGGGCATTCTTTCTGACCTCAATGTCGTCTACCGTGCAGCAACCGTTAAGGCGCAATTCGACGCCGTGCGGAACAACGCAGGTCTGGGTGTGCTTCCTTGCTTTATGGCGCGAGATACTGATCTTGTCCCGATTTTGCCCGATGAGATCAATTTCACACGTACATATTGGCTACTTTATCCTGAGGAATACCGGCTATTGCCCCAAATTCAGGCGGTCAGCAGATTCATCCACAAACGGACAAACGATATGGGTGCAGTTTTCCGGTCCCAGTGAGCAATGATGCACACCCGCGCCATTTGAGAGCGCAGACGAGTTTTGTGAACCCTAAATAGTTGCCTGCCAACTCATCGTAATGTGCCGCGCACCCACGGAAGTGTTTGATCTTACTGAAGCGACCGCTCAACTGCCTTGCGGTCCTGGTAAAGAACCGCATCAGCTGCATCCAAAGGGCCAAAGGCATGCCAAAACCTGCAACTAGGGCCAAATTGCATATCGAGTTCTCATAGGTGAACCGAGACCGCTCGTCCCCCAAAAGCTCAGCCGCTCTGAACGGAGACATCAACCGAATTTTTCCAAAGCGCACATGCCCTTGGGAAAATGTGATTAGAAGTGGTGAGCCCGTCCGGGTTCGAACCGGAGACCTACTGATTAAAAGTCAGTTGCTCTACCAACTGAGCTACAGGCCCACTAGGCGCTGTACTTAGAAAGGAGCGGCGGGGGGGTCAAGCCCATAAAGCGCGAAATTTCGGGCACCTGCTGGATTAGTTTCGCAGGCAGCGTTATATGCGCGATATGTATAGTGATTTCACCAACGGTTTGCCCTTCATGAAGATGCACGGGCTGGGAAACGACTTTGTTGTCGTGGACTTGCGCGGGCACGACTCGCCAATGACGGCAGATTTGGCCAAACGAATCGGGCATCGGCAATTTGGCGTCGGATTCGATCAGCTTGCCCTGATCTCAGACGGGGCTGGTGACGCACATCTTACTTTTTATAATTCTGACGGCTCTCAGGCAGCGGCATGCGGCAATGCAACCCGATGTATCGCACGGTTCCTGATGGACGAATCCGGCAAGACGGCCTTGCGCCTGACAACAGAGCGGGGCGAGCTTGCCGCACGTGATATGGGCGCAGGCATAACATCGGTAAACATGGGGCATCCGCTGCTGGAATGGCAAGACATCCCTCTGGCGCGCGCCATGGATACGCTTGAGCTGCCAATTGACGGTGCTCCCACGGCCACTGGCATGGGCAATCCCCATTGCACGTTCTTTGTCGAAGACGCAGATGCTGTTGATCTGACCACCTTCGGTCCGGGTATTGAAAACCATCCGCTGTTCCCGCAGCGCACCAATGTTCAGGTTGCCCAGATCATCGGGCCCGACCACATTCGCATGCGGGTCTGGGAGCGGGGCGTGGGCGTCACATTGGCGTCCGGCTCCTCCTCCTGCGCCACAGCGGTTGCAGCCACTCGCAAGGGGCTTACTGGGCGCACTGTGCGCATTGATCTGGATGGCGGCACCCTGACCGTTGACTGGCGCGAGGATGGTGTCTGGATGACCGGTCCAACGGCCCATGTTTTCAGCGGCACGCTCACCCCTGCCTTTTTGAGAACACCCCTATGACCGCCCCCGTATTCTCTAACCACGGCTGCCGGCTGAACGCCTATGAGGTTGAGGCGATGAAGGACCTTGCCGATCAGGCGGGGCTGGAAAACGCCGTGATCGTCAACACCTGTGCTGTGACATCAGAGGCCGTGCGCAAAGCCCGGCAGGACATTCGAAAACTGCGCAAGACACACCCCGATGCCCGGCTGATCGTCACCGGCTGCGCCGCCCAGACGGAACCGGACACATTCGCGAATATGGATGAGGTCGACGCCGTTATCGGCAATACGGAAAAGATGCTGGGTGCCACATGGCAAGGATTGGCCGCTGATTTCATTGGGGAAACCGAAACAGTTCAGGTTGACGACATCATGTCAGTCACCGAAACCGCCGGACATCTGATTGATGGGTTCGGCACCCGCAGCCGCGCCTATGTGCAGGTCCAGAACGGCTGCGATCACCGCTGTACCTTTTGCATCATCCCTTATGGTCGCGGTAATTCACGATCCGTGCCCGCAGGCGTGGTTGTCGATCAGATCAAACGTCTGGTGGACAAAGGCTTTAACGAAGTGGTGCTGACCGGTGTTGATCTGACCTCTTGGGGCGCTGACCTGCCCGCGACCCCGCGTCTGGGTGACCTTGTGATGCGTATTTTGCGGCTGGTGCCAGACCTGCCGCGCCTCAGAATCAGCTCGATCGACAGTATCGAGGTTGATGACAATCTGATGGCTGCCATTGCCACGGAGCCGCGGTTGATGCCGCATCTACATCTGTCGTTGCAGCATGGTGATGACATGATTCTGAAACGCATGAAACGCCGCCATTTGCGCGACGATGCCATTGCCTTCTGTACCGAAGCCCGCAAGTTGCGGCCCCATATGACCTTTGGTGCCGATATCATCGCCGGCTTTCCGACAGAAACGGACGCGATGTTTGAAAATGCTCTCGCGCTGGTCGAGGACTGCGACCTGACCTGGTTGCATGTCTTTCCCTATTCCGCCCGTCCGGGCACCCCCGCGGCACGCATGCCCGCTGTAAACGGCAAGGTGATCAAAGCGCGCGCTGCACGGTTGCGGGCGGCAGGCGAGGCGCAGGTGCGCCGCCACCTGAAGGCCCAGGTTGGGCGCAGTCATCATGTTCTGATGGAAAATGCGACCATGGGCCGGACAGAGCAGTTCACAGAGGTGCATTTTGAGACGGCCCAAAGCGAGGGCCAGATCGTGACAGCAACCATTCGCGACACGGCTGAAAACCACCTGATCGCCTGATCACGGGCAAGCGGAAACTTTCAAAGTTTACGTCCGTTTTCTTTTAAAGAAAACGCCCACCCTCGCGACCGTCATCACAAAGAAAAACCCCCGCAGCATGGCCACGGGGGTTTTCCTGAACTTGAAAGGTGCGCTTACACCTCGTCTTTGTATTTCCGCTTAACCGGCGCCCAGAGGCGCTTGTTGGTCAGGTACAACAGGACCGACAGCAAGGTCAAAAAGATCACACCGGCAAAACCGGCTTGCTTGCGAGCCATCATCTTGGGTTCGGCGGTCCACATCAAAAAGGCGGAAACATCCGCTGACAGATGGTGCAGATCGGCGTCATGGCCGTCTACAAACTCTACCGAATCGTCACCCAATGGTGGGGCCATCGCGATCCAGCCGCCTGGAAAAGCGGTGTTTTCGTAAAAGGTTACACCGGCTTGCTCTTTCTCCTCACCGGTATAGCCTGTCAGAAGCGATGCGATATATTCCGGTCCACCAATCCCTTTGAAGAACTGGTTGATGCCCAGACCGTAAGGCCCGTGGAAACCTGCACGTTTCTTCGCCATCAGCGACAGATCCGGCGCATTTTCCAAAGCAGAATCCGGGAAGTGATCCGTTGGCAATGCTTCACGGAAATCTTCCAGATCATCGTCATAGACTTCGAACTGCTTGGCATATTCGATGACCTGCTCTTCGGGCAGTGTCGGGCCATTCTCATCACCCAGGGTGCGGATCGGCACGAACTTCAGTCCGTGACAGGCGGCGCAGACCTCTGTGTAGACCTGCAAACCGCGCTGAAGCTGGTTCACATCATAAGATCCAAACGGCCCTTCAAAAGAAAAGTCGAAGTCTTCGATATGCTGGTCACCACCACCCGCAGCCATCGCACCAAAGGTGCTCAGGCCCAGGGCAGCAATCGCAGAGACGGTTAGTTTCTTGATCATGCTCATCTCAATCACTCCGCCGGCTTTACAGTGGTGTTGGCACCACCGTTCTGTTTCGCATAACTCGCCTTCACGGCGTCTTCAATGGTCGCAGGTTGCGCCAGAGGTTTCTCGATCACACCCAGCAGCGGCAGGATCACCAGGAAGTAGGCGAACCAATAGGCCGACGCGATCAATGAGAAACTCGCATAGGGTTCTTCCGCAGGCATCGCACCCAGCCACATCAGGGCAAAGAAGTCGATCACCAGCAGGGCAAACCACCATTTGAACATCGGGCGATAGCGGCCAGACCGTACATTCGATGTATCCAACCATGGCACCAGCGCCATCACGGCAATCGCACCAAACATCGCCAGCACCCCAAAGAACTTGGCGTCGATGATACCACCGGTCACAAAGGACGCGATTTGTACAACCCAGACTTCAGAAGTGAAGGCACGCAAAATTGCGTAGAACGGCAAGAAGTACCATTCGGGAACGATGTGGGCCGGCGTCGCCAGCGCGTTTGCTTCGATGTAGTTGTCAGGGTGACCAAGGTAGTTCGGCATAAAGCCGACAACTGCAAAAAACACGACAAGGATCACGGCCAGTGCAAACAGGTCCTTGATCACAAAGTAGGGCCAGAACGGCAGCGTGTCTTTCTCGGCTTCCTCTTTTGAGCCACGGCGCACTTCAACACCCGATGGGTTGTTGTTGCCGGTAGAGTGGAACGCCCAGATATGCACGATCACCAGACCTGCAATCACAAACGGCAGCAGGTAATGCAGGCTGAAGAAACGGTTCAGCGTGGCATTGTCTACCGCAGGTCCGCCCAGCAGGAAGGTCTGCAAACCCTCACCGATGAACGGGATCGCACCGAACAGGCCGGTAATAACTGTTGCACCCCAGAATGACATTTGACCCCAAGGCAGAACATAACCAAGGAAGCCAGTCGCCATCATCAGCAGGTAGATCAGCATGCCGACAATCCACGTCACTTCGCGTGGTGCCTTGTAGGAACCATAGTAAAGGCCGCGGAAGATGTGGGCGTAAACCGCAATAAAGAACAGCGATGCGCCGTTGGCGTGCATGTAGCGCAGCATATGCCCGCCATTCACGTTGCGCATGATGTGCTCAACAGAGGAGAACGCCAGATCAACATGCGGTGTGTAATGCATCGCCAGCACAATGCCGGTGACGATCTGCAGCACCAGACAGAAGGCCAGTACAATGCCCCAGATCCACATCCAGTTCAGGTTCTTGGGTGTGGGGATCATCAATGTGTCGTACACGAGGCCAATAACCGGCAAACGGCTGTTCAGCCACTTTTCGCCTTTGGTCTTTGGCTCGTAATGGTCGTGAGGAATTCCGGACATCTTTTGCTCCCTTAACCCAGTTTAATCGTGGTGTCGTTCACGAAAGCAGCCACAGGCACCGGCAGGTTTGTCGGTGCGGGCCCTTTGCGGATACGGCCCGCGGTGTCGTAATGCGAACCGTGGCAGGGGCAGAACCAACCACCAAAATCACCGGCATCGCCCAAAGGCACACAGCCAAGATGCGTACAAACGCCCATCATCACCAGCCATTCGCCCGCTTCATCCAGCGTGCGGTTGACGTCATCCGCAGTTGCGCCGGCCGGCAGGTTGCCGTTTTCCGCGCCCTGATCCGGCAGTTCGGACAATTCAACCGCACGGGCGGCTTCGATTTCTTCTGCCGTACGGCGGCGAATGAACACCGGCTTGCCCAACCATTTGACCGTCAGCTGCGAACCGGGCTCCAGATCACCCACATCGACGCGAATCGATGACAGGGCCAGAACATCGGCCGAGGGGTTCATCTGATTGGCCAGTGGCCAAACTGCGGCACCTACGGCGACAGCGCCTGTACCGGCTGTTGCATAATACAGGAAATCCCTGCGTGTGCCTTCGTGGTCTTCTGCGTTGGACACGTCTTTTCTCCAATCTTACGGGCCCCAAAAGGACCACCAGCAATGAAGGCGACGCACGGGACGTCACCTGATTTGGTTCGGTATCTAGCCCGCAGACCCCCGTGCGTCTAGATGCCAATCACGCGCAAAGGGTCGCAGGAGGGGGTTAAGATCATGAAAACTGAGCCCATTTGCACTGCTCAGGCCGCTGGCGGGCGTGTTGCCTGCATGGAAGGGCGCGAATCAAACTGCGCATACCATGCCGCCAAAGCGTCATTTCCAGTGCGCCAGCCGCGCGCATCATGGCGAAAATCCACATAACCCAAGGCGCAGGCCACCGCGATTTGCCCCATATCCAGTGGCCCGGCCAAATGGCTCATCCAGCGGGTGTTCAGGGCGGCACAGGCCCGTGCGACCTTGCCCCACTGACCATCAACCCATGCGTCCATCCGCTTGTCCTCGGGGCGCATCCGCCACTCATAGGCCATCAGCAGGGCTGCATCCAGAATACCATCTGCGGTCGCCTCAAGCGTCAGGATATCCCAATGCCGCGCACCGCTGCCATATAGCGACCCTTTGGCGCGGTCGTTCAGATACGCGCAAATCACCCTGCTGTCATAAAGCGCCGGCCCTTCCGCACGTTCCAGCGCAGGCACCTTGCCCAGCGGGTTGCTGGACAGCAAATTCTGATCAGGTTCCAGCGGCGTGGTGGTGCGCGTCTCAAGCGCCACATCCGCCAGCTGGCCGGTTTCGTGCAACAAAACCATAATCTTGCGCACATAAGGAGACGTTGGGGAATAAGCGAGTTTCATGGGCTGGCTCCTGCTTGGGTCAGACAAAGTATCACTGGAACGTGGCAAAGGTGCAATCGCTGGATTTCATTTGTCGCCCTGCACCTCGCCGTTCCCGGCACCGCGCATCAGCGCCGACAGGATATCCGTCTCGGCCCCGAAACCGCTGGACCGAACCTGATCCGCCGCCGCAAGGCGCACCGCATCCGGCTTGTTCTGACTTAGCTTCCATGTGCCATCCATGCCTGTGACTGTCATCTGGCACGGCACAATCATCCGCATCATCTTTTCCATCACACCATCCGACATCTTTGCAGTTTTCCAAGGTGGTTTGGGCAACAGTCTTTCTTCATAGGCCGCCGACTGTCGGTCCAGCAAATCCTGCAATTCCTCTTGTGGACGCAGCGCCAGCGTGCCGGTCAGATGCACCGCCACATAATTCCATGTCGGCACCTGGTCGGGCACACCGTACCAATCGGGCGAAATATAGCTGTCGCCCCCCACAATCGCGATGCGTGCGGCCAGCGGTTCCTTCAACGCCCGCGCAATCGGGTTGGATCGGACAAGGTGCAATTCGGCAACCGTGCCCTCTGCATTGATCAAAAACGGCACATGGCTGATCAACGGGCCATCCGCGCCATTCACCGCCAGAACGCCAAAACCACGTTCGCGGGCAAATCCAAGGTTTCGCGCAAAATCGGCGTCGTGATAAATTGGGTTGGGATGCATGGATCAACCTTTCTGACGGTACGTTCTGCCTTGCACAGAGCATTTTCTGACGGCAATGTGCAAGAATTCTCAGGGCGGGGTGCAATTCCCCACCGGCGGTAGGTGGGTACACCCACAAGCCCGCGAGCGGCCTTTCACGAGGTGTCAGCAGATCTGGTCAAATTCCAGAGCCGACGGTCATAGTCCGGATGAAAGAGAATGCGTGTTTATGCCCGGCTTGCCGTGTGTCGATACGTGATCGCCTTGGGTGGACGTGTCTGAACCTAAAGGAGAACGCATCATGACACATGGCCTTCACGCCCCCGCCCGTTTCGCATTCATCAAAGCACAGTGGCACGCCGATATCGTCGACCGCAGTCTGGATGGGTTTACCGAAACGATTCCCCTTAGCCAGATTGAAACCTTCGATGTGCCCGGTGCCTTCGAAATGCCCCTGATGGCGCAAAAGCTGGCGCTGACCGGGAAATATGACGCGGTCATCTGCGCTGCCTTTGTCGTCGATGGCGGTATTTACCGGCATGATTTTGTTGCCAGCGCCGTGGTTGACGGGTTGATGCGCGTGGGTCTTGATACCGGCGTGCCGGTGCTGTCGGTCTCCCTCACCCCGCACCAGTATCAGGAAACAGACCATCACAATGCGATCTATCGTGCGCATTTTGTCACCAAAGGCCGCGAAGCTGCATCAGCCGCACTTGCGATTCTCGAGGCGCATGACACCGTCGCAGCCTGAAGCGCTTTCTCTTAAAGAAAGCCTGCCGACGTTTTCAAAACCCGTGCGCGCCTAACCAAGGTACGCGCGTAACTCCGGCGGCGGATTCTCCATCAGTTCCACCGCCGGTTTCGGGGCCTCTGCCTGCCCCGCACTGACAAATACCACCTCATCCGCAATCCGACGCACATCTTCGGGCGCATGGGTCACCATGATCAACCCCGCCCCGGTTTCCGCCACCAGATCCTGCACCAGATCCAACATTTCGTTGCGCAAGGCCGGTCCCAATGCCGCAAAGGGTTCGTCCAGCAGTACCCAAGGCCGCGCTTGCACCAGCACCCGCGCCAGCGCTGCACGGCTTTGTTGCCCGCCAGAGAGCGCGCCGGGTTTCTTATCCGCTTGATCTGCCAGCCCAACACGCGTCAGGGCCTGCGCCACCCGCGTCTGCCCCTGTGCGTTCAACCGCAAATCCGGCCTGATCCCCAAACCAACATTCTGCGTCACAGTCAGATGCGGAAACAGGTTGTTGTCCTGAAACAACATCGTCATTGGCCGCGCTCCGGGGTCCGCATCCGTAATCTCGCGTTCCTGCCAGAACAGACGCCCTTGCGCCAAAGGTACAAATCCACAAAGCGCCCCCAGCAATGTGGATTTTCCCGCCCCTGAGGGACCGATCACTGCATATTTGCGCCCCTGCTCCAGCGTCATATCCGCCGTCATGCGAAACGCGCCCAGCACAATTTCAAATCCTTCAAGCCGCAGCATAACGTCTCCCCATGGCATCACAGACCCAGAAGATGCCCAACGCCATTACCAATAAAACCAATGCCGCACCCGCTGCCGCTTCCATCCGGTAGGCCCCCATCAAACGATACATCTGCAAGGGCAAGGTTGCGCGTTCAGTATCTGCAAACAAGGCGATCACACCAAGGTCCCCCATCGACAACGCCCCCGTCAAACCTGCCGCAAACCCCAGTTGCGGGGCCAGTCGCGGCAGGATCACCCAGCGCCACAAGGGCCAGCCACGCAGACCCAAACCCGCGCTAAGACGGCCAAAATCCATCACCGTATCCCGCAGACGCGGCACGATAATGCGCAGACAAAACGGCAAGGCCATCAAGGCATTGACCAGCGCCGTCACCGGCAGGGCCAGATCCGCAGGGTTCATCACCGGATTGATCACGATAAACCATCCCGTCCCAATCATCAGCGGCGAGGCAGACAGCCCCAGCAGGCCAATCGCCTCAACCCCGCCCGCCCGTTTCGACGCGATCCACCCGGCCATCGGCAACGCCAGAAGCGTCAGGACCAGCACACTGATCAAGGCCACAGACAACGACGATCCCGCCGCAGTCCAGACCGTCATCGGCATCTGCATCACACCCATCGCTCCGCGCAGCACAACAGCAATCAGCGGCAGCACCAGAAACCCGGCACCCAGTGCGATCACCGCCAGATCCAGCACCGCCTGCACCCCACCCCGCGCATCCCAGCGTTGCTGTGGCCGATCCTGCCCGCCACCAATCGACATCACCGGAATGATCCATAGCGCCAGCAGCGCAGCCCCCCCTGCCACGACCAACTGCACAACAGACAGCAAGGCCGCACGGCTCAGATCAAAGTCAAACCGGAACGCCTGATAGATTGCCAGTTCCAGCGTTGTCGCCTTCGGCCCGCCACCCAGTGTCAGCGCCACCGCGAAGCTGGTCAGGCAAATTACAAATATCAACGCCGCCACTCCCGGCACGATCTGGCGCAGCAGCGGCACTTCGATCACCCGAAACATCGCCCACGGCGTCAGGCGCAGTTGCGCGGCCAGCCGAAACCGTTCCGCTGGCACAGTCTGCCACCCTTGCAGCAACAGCCGTGTCGCCAACGGGAGGTTAAAAAACACATGCGCCAGCACAACGCCGTGTAATCCGTAGATCGACACCGGCGGCAGACTGAGCTGCGTCAGCACAGCGTTCAGCCAGCCGCTTCTGCCGAAAATGGTTAGCAAACCAAGGACCGCCACAATGACAGGCAAAATAAACGGCGCACCCAAAAGCGTGACCAGAATAGCGCGCCCAACAAACCGTCGTCGCGCTAGGGCACGCGCCAACGGCACCGCCAGAACCACCGAGAGTATCGCAGATAAAAACGCCTGCCAAACCGTGAAGCGCAACGCGCTCCAATCAGAGACGGCGAGCCCCGCACCCGCCTCTGCCCGCGACATCACGGCTACGAGCGCGCCAAGGATCAACACAACAACCAAAGCCGCTGCGCTGATCCCCGATTTTGTACTTACTGCGAGAGCGCGGAAAGCCATTCGGCCAATGCCTCATCGCGCAATGCAGGCACTTTATCCGCTTCGATCAGACGGGCGTTTTCGGGTGTGACCAATTCCTCGAACCCTGTGGCCAAACCACCCGATGGCATCACCGCCGGATACATCCAGTTGGTTGTCGGCAGGATCGTCTGCGCCGCATCCGACACCATAAATTGCATGAACTCTGCCGCCAGCTCCGGCTGGTCCGATCCGGCCAGACGCCCGACAACCTCGATCTGCATATAATGACCCTCATCAAAGATCGCCGCCGCTTTGGTTTCATCCTCTTCCGCGATGATGTGATAGGCAGGTGAAGTCGTATAGGACAGCACCATATCCGCCTCACCCTCAAGGAACAGACCGTAAGCCTCTGACCAGCCTTTGGTCACGGTCACAACGTTATCCGCCAGTGCTTCCCAAATCGCCGGGGCCTCATCGCCGTATACATCCTTGACCCACATCAGCAGGCCCAGACCCGGCGTTGATGACCGCGGGTCCTGAATTACGATTTTCAAATCGCTCTCGCCCAGCGCCTTGAAGTTTGCCGGAGCCTCCAGATCCTTGTTGTGGACAAAGGCAAAATAGCCCCAGTCATAAGGCGCAAATGTCGTGTCGGCCCAATCCACCGGCAGGGCATAATCGGCCGTGACTTCCGTTGTGGCAAACAGCTCCGTTTCCTTGGCCGCCGCGATCAGGCTGGTGTCCAGCCCCAGCACCAGATCCGCATCCGTGCGTGCGCCCTCCAGCTTGAGCCGCGCCAGCAAGGCTGCGCCATCGCCATTGCCGACAAATTTCAAATCACAGCCACAGGTTTCCTCAAACGCCTTTTCGATCTGTGGGCCGGGGCCCCAGTCAGCGACAAAGCTGTCGTAGGTGTAAACAACAAGTTCAGGTGTATCCGCAGCGGCTGCTGTCGCGGCGATCAGTGTTGTAGCAGCAAGTGTAAGAGCCTTCATGGCATCCTCCAAAATGCGGCGATGAGAAGTATTGGAAATTGCCAAAACCTTCCCTCCGCCGGTGTTAACCGGTTCAGGTTCGACGGGTCAGCTTGCGCTATCTCAGCTAGGCGTTTTCGGAACTCAAAAATCATCTTGTATTTGGAAGCACACCGTCTTGGTGGGCATCCAGATGCATCTAAGTCCAAAGGCGCGTTAGCTCCCCGAGGTAGGGGAAAGAGATAGGTGGATGAGGATTGGTTGGCAAGTGGGGAAGGCAAAGTGAGGGGGGTTAGCGACATGGCCGGCGCGAATATCTGCATCGAGCCCCTAGGTAGCTATTCAACACGCGATGGAACCAATGATTGACGTGCCAAAAACAGAAGCTACATTTGAAAATTAGATGATTTGAGATGAGGCCAGATTTGCGAACTTATCCTATCCCCTTCAACGAGGAAGCCCGGCTTCGGGCAGTGTTTTCAGTTCCCGGCCTACGTGAGGAAAATACTAAAGTCTTTGATGCGATTTGTGAGGCAACAAGGCATCTTCTCGACTGTCCGATCGCTCATATCAGTGTCGTCGAGGATGATACACAATGGTACAAATCCGTGGTGGGCATCGAACTCAGCCGGATGCCAAAAAACAACAGCTTTTGCGCCCATACGATTATGTCTGGCGAACCGATGATTGTGCCGGACCTAAGCAAAGACCCTCGATTTGAAGCCCACCCCATGGTTGCCGAGGGAGGACCAGGCGCACGTTATTATGCCGGAGTGCCACTGGTCCTTTCTTCAGGTCAACGTTTTGGAAGCCTGTGTGGCCTCGATCTGGTGCCCCATGAAGCGCCGTCCGATCAGGCCATAACTATTCTTACTGACTTGGGAAAAGCTGTCGTCGCAGCATTGGAAGGTGCGCCGCCAAGTTTTGCCGATACGGGGGAAGATGTAACTGGAAAGACGACCTTTATTACCTTGGTAGGACATGAACTGCGAACACCGCTTACGATCCTTTTTGGTAGTATCAAGTTGCTTGAAGCAACGGCAGAAGGTGGCGTCAACAAGTTGGTACTAAGCTCAGCACGCAAGTCGGCCAAGCATCTGATCGACCTCGTTGAAACGATTATCACCTATAGTGATGTCTCAACAGGTGAATTGAGGCTAAACGAGCAAGCCTGCAAATTGAACGAGTTGCTAGACGATACTGCTGGGTTGATACTACCGAACGCGGATGGCGTTTTGAAGTCAGCTTCTGTTGATAGCAATTCGGTTGACATTCCCCTCTACGTTGATGCCGATCAAATCAAACTCGCTCTGAACGCCCTGCTTCTCAATGCAATAAACCACGGCGGCGAAAATATTACTCTCAAAGGCAACATAGACGCGTCCGACAACATTGAGATTTCAATCACTGATGATGGCAAACTGGACGAGAAAGTGGAACTAGCAGCGCTTTATGAACCTTTTGTTGTCGGTGGAAACATTGAAAATAGGAGTACGCGAGGTGGGTTAGGTCTGGGGCTGCCATTAACCCGAAAACTGGTAGAGCTTCATGGAGGCGAATTCGAGGTGATAGCCGCCGACAATCACACGTCTGCTGTGATCCGCTTACCAGCTTGGCGCATGAAGGCTGATCAATTGAAATAATTGAAATAGTTGAAGGTTTTCGTCAATGGTTCAGGTGATAGTCCTTCAAACGACTTAATCG
This DNA window, taken from Sulfitobacter pacificus, encodes the following:
- a CDS encoding LysR family transcriptional regulator — translated: MQFNWDDIRIFLEIQRTGRLSRAAKRLGVSHTTIARRIRQLETRFGCHLFEPTGGGLILTEAGQEMLQKAMEMENSAIDISSRISRLEGKNRGRVRVGAPDGFGNAVLSHILPELVKTHPGTEIEFVPVPAAHKLWRRDVDIAVSLDRPMAGRVIMRKLTDYDLLLYAGPDFFTDQTSPTCREDLKEFPFIGYIDELLYTPELDFNRGILSDLNVVYRAATVKAQFDAVRNNAGLGVLPCFMARDTDLVPILPDEINFTRTYWLLYPEEYRLLPQIQAVSRFIHKRTNDMGAVFRSQ
- the dapF gene encoding diaminopimelate epimerase, which gives rise to MYSDFTNGLPFMKMHGLGNDFVVVDLRGHDSPMTADLAKRIGHRQFGVGFDQLALISDGAGDAHLTFYNSDGSQAAACGNATRCIARFLMDESGKTALRLTTERGELAARDMGAGITSVNMGHPLLEWQDIPLARAMDTLELPIDGAPTATGMGNPHCTFFVEDADAVDLTTFGPGIENHPLFPQRTNVQVAQIIGPDHIRMRVWERGVGVTLASGSSSCATAVAATRKGLTGRTVRIDLDGGTLTVDWREDGVWMTGPTAHVFSGTLTPAFLRTPL
- the mtaB gene encoding tRNA (N(6)-L-threonylcarbamoyladenosine(37)-C(2))-methylthiotransferase MtaB, coding for MTAPVFSNHGCRLNAYEVEAMKDLADQAGLENAVIVNTCAVTSEAVRKARQDIRKLRKTHPDARLIVTGCAAQTEPDTFANMDEVDAVIGNTEKMLGATWQGLAADFIGETETVQVDDIMSVTETAGHLIDGFGTRSRAYVQVQNGCDHRCTFCIIPYGRGNSRSVPAGVVVDQIKRLVDKGFNEVVLTGVDLTSWGADLPATPRLGDLVMRILRLVPDLPRLRISSIDSIEVDDNLMAAIATEPRLMPHLHLSLQHGDDMILKRMKRRHLRDDAIAFCTEARKLRPHMTFGADIIAGFPTETDAMFENALALVEDCDLTWLHVFPYSARPGTPAARMPAVNGKVIKARAARLRAAGEAQVRRHLKAQVGRSHHVLMENATMGRTEQFTEVHFETAQSEGQIVTATIRDTAENHLIA
- a CDS encoding cytochrome c1 produces the protein MIKKLTVSAIAALGLSTFGAMAAGGGDQHIEDFDFSFEGPFGSYDVNQLQRGLQVYTEVCAACHGLKFVPIRTLGDENGPTLPEEQVIEYAKQFEVYDDDLEDFREALPTDHFPDSALENAPDLSLMAKKRAGFHGPYGLGINQFFKGIGGPEYIASLLTGYTGEEKEQAGVTFYENTAFPGGWIAMAPPLGDDSVEFVDGHDADLHHLSADVSAFLMWTAEPKMMARKQAGFAGVIFLTLLSVLLYLTNKRLWAPVKRKYKDEV
- the petB gene encoding cytochrome b, translated to MSGIPHDHYEPKTKGEKWLNSRLPVIGLVYDTLMIPTPKNLNWMWIWGIVLAFCLVLQIVTGIVLAMHYTPHVDLAFSSVEHIMRNVNGGHMLRYMHANGASLFFIAVYAHIFRGLYYGSYKAPREVTWIVGMLIYLLMMATGFLGYVLPWGQMSFWGATVITGLFGAIPFIGEGLQTFLLGGPAVDNATLNRFFSLHYLLPFVIAGLVIVHIWAFHSTGNNNPSGVEVRRGSKEEAEKDTLPFWPYFVIKDLFALAVILVVFFAVVGFMPNYLGHPDNYIEANALATPAHIVPEWYFLPFYAILRAFTSEVWVVQIASFVTGGIIDAKFFGVLAMFGAIAVMALVPWLDTSNVRSGRYRPMFKWWFALLVIDFFALMWLGAMPAEEPYASFSLIASAYWFAYFLVILPLLGVIEKPLAQPATIEDAVKASYAKQNGGANTTVKPAE
- the petA gene encoding ubiquinol-cytochrome c reductase iron-sulfur subunit is translated as MSNAEDHEGTRRDFLYYATAGTGAVAVGAAVWPLANQMNPSADVLALSSIRVDVGDLEPGSQLTVKWLGKPVFIRRRTAEEIEAARAVELSELPDQGAENGNLPAGATADDVNRTLDEAGEWLVMMGVCTHLGCVPLGDAGDFGGWFCPCHGSHYDTAGRIRKGPAPTNLPVPVAAFVNDTTIKLG
- a CDS encoding glutathione S-transferase: MKLAYSPTSPYVRKIMVLLHETGQLADVALETRTTTPLEPDQNLLSSNPLGKVPALERAEGPALYDSRVICAYLNDRAKGSLYGSGARHWDILTLEATADGILDAALLMAYEWRMRPEDKRMDAWVDGQWGKVARACAALNTRWMSHLAGPLDMGQIAVACALGYVDFRHDARGWRTGNDALAAWYAQFDSRPSMQATRPPAA
- a CDS encoding FMN-binding negative transcriptional regulator is translated as MHPNPIYHDADFARNLGFARERGFGVLAVNGADGPLISHVPFLINAEGTVAELHLVRSNPIARALKEPLAARIAIVGGDSYISPDWYGVPDQVPTWNYVAVHLTGTLALRPQEELQDLLDRQSAAYEERLLPKPPWKTAKMSDGVMEKMMRMIVPCQMTVTGMDGTWKLSQNKPDAVRLAAADQVRSSGFGAETDILSALMRGAGNGEVQGDK
- a CDS encoding 6,7-dimethyl-8-ribityllumazine synthase, which produces MTHGLHAPARFAFIKAQWHADIVDRSLDGFTETIPLSQIETFDVPGAFEMPLMAQKLALTGKYDAVICAAFVVDGGIYRHDFVASAVVDGLMRVGLDTGVPVLSVSLTPHQYQETDHHNAIYRAHFVTKGREAASAALAILEAHDTVAA